The sequence ATATGATATTGTACCAAATATCATCAATAATTAATAAGATCACTACATATCCAATGATACTATTATATATCTTTCCAAACAGTACAACAATTTAATTTGtgtttaaacaatataaaacattgAATCCtactttttaataatgtttcttaattttctttcaaattatatgaTAAATCAAATAATTGACTAAAACTCTCAAATCATTTACAAAAATGTTTATGCCGTCTAATTAATAATTTAgacatttaattaatttaggCGAGGGGCATtgagtaaaaataatttaaattaatattaactcagatcaaaaataaagatttttttatatttttcaagtagaaaattatattcatttaaagttaaataagatttaattttaaattaatagtgtatataaataaattattagagTAAATAAATTgacatctaatttttttatacgagtttatcaaaattgaatttaacaattaatcaaatactttataaattttcttaatcATAAATGggaattaattgaaaaacaaaattaagtaatattttatgttttatatttaatataaatataaatagtatatttatatatattttaaatatttaaaaattaagacaatttaattttgtaaataaaatcttgttttaaaaatattctcgCACTTTAAAAAGTGCAATCAGAATCTAGTTATCttattaaaaattgaatatcatatgaaaataatattacctTTCACGTTATATTACGAAAAATAcaactaattttaaataatattagattgcatttgtataacttctaatttttttagataaatttaaaaactaagtTTATAAAAGAGGTGAATTTAAAATAACGTTCAAAAACCCAATCCAAAAAATTTAAGGGCAGGCAGTCTCGCATGCAGTGCAAGAAAACAACCGTCATTTGTTGTTCATATGGATGGAGAGTTATTTATTTGGAttgcagagtctatatgagtatGTTTattttgctgacaaaaaaaagaaaagtaaaaccCAAGATAAAAACGCAGACGAAAAGAAGAAACTCAATCAAGATGAAATCCCTCTAAAACCTAAAGGGTGAAAATTTCGGTTTAAATATGAGTTCGGTTTGGgttaattttggtttggtttatttgATACTAAAAACAATTATACCAAGGTCAACAGAAAttagtttagtttagtttatgtttggttttagtttggtttgtgtttggttcggtttagtttatgttcagtttggtttaatttggtttaatttatttttgttcagtTTTACGAGATAAATTAGGATGTTTCCAGTACGAGTAATGAGAATGGTATCGGGTATGTTAAGCTTATGGGTTGTTAGTACGAGTAATGAAAAAAAGTTACACACCAAAACATCCTAATTTATCTCGTACTTGACTAATGATACATATGTTAAGACAAAGAAtgaaacatttttgaaaatctttGTTTATATCTTCCGATTCAACTATAAGGTTTCCGATCATCAACATTGTGATCATAAATACAATCTTTCTTTTCATCTACATTGTTtttagatttcaaatttttttctcagaaaGAGGGGAGGAAatatatcttttgaaaatattatttagctTATTATTTAGTACTTTTATAAtggacctaaatttaagtcatATGTTATATTATCTAGTCTACTTTATTAAATCGGAAACATTTAATGCACCTAATATTTAGtcatatcttatattatatattcttttattaaaacagaaacattttAATGGTCTTAACATTTAGTCATAAGTCATATGATATTGTACAAAATGTCAtcaatcctactatataaaaggaactAAATTCAAGGTTTttgagactatccacctcagccaaaatattctcatccaaaaagaattagaaataaatgtcatttaaaagataattaactaacatacaacttttgatatttctagaaatttcaaatttgtaacaactaatttattaatataatcatatatctattgaattatgttctatttttaatcgttagacttcaagggtaaataaattattaatttataatatatatagtttataactttatattgtagttataaattaagagaaaataaccggggagggtgaagaagctcatgtaaaattatataattaaaatggtaaaatggtgagtatgatgacgtgaatctaagaaaatttgttgtacaaattatggtgctttcttcgtccactataatgatttaaaataaaatacatattcacataaataagtcaatatttgttgttttttttggtaagatgttaagattatcattttttgaAAGGTTatactgttgtttttaaacaacttattacagcaaggaaacaaaaacaaccaacaacaactcaaggtaaaaaaagtcttaaggaagtcttatacaagaaatataaaaagaagtaaaaaagaggagaaagaagaacttgccgggtaagagaggagacggtcacgcatcatacggtcgagagagacaaggatgactgatgaaggtgaggagacagctgtgaacacacgagcattacgctctttccacaacaggtagatggctgactgaaaatagagcttgatgactggagtagcatgcgtatctgcgttgacgcgaggttgattgatccaggctgcaatagagtgtagatcagccagaggagaaatccaaacttcagcagcaaaaggctcccatatcaagcgagagaaagatcactcaaagaagagatgatagtgagtctctatttccagattacaaaggatgcacgttcctgagacatttaacctccaacgcctcaagcgatccttggttggcagtcttctccgcaaagccagccatgatataaacgcATTATGTAgaatatgttccttgaaccaaatagtcttgtgccaatatttgttgttgatagtgtttatattcttttctgacattagtatctatattttttagtaaactgatccaaagagattaatttgtggagctaaccaaacaaggattatagtgtttactttggaaaaattaataggttgaatgatagatggcgtgcgtgctttttcacatggaaatctgcacatatattaaaatcgtaagatttgaatcataaagaaaatatagtgtatatgactgaagttggtccattctgaaactaaagatggctaaaattcttctttgtcaaaatgcatagatgtgaatcttatatgaatagagttctccattgcttataacagtgtaataaactccgtgtgtaaaggagaaaaaatgttatataagtgaaaacaaaagttatgattttttttcttgtgcctataggctctttgcaatttgaagaagagagaacatattgtgtgaaattttttggctcggtcaaattttatccagttgtttataaaactgttgttatctgattcatgtaatttttcagtgttgatttaaaagcccaaaaaactcatctatactgacttttcgatatattttttctgtgatttgaatttaaaaagagataaaactttcgataagttatgtaaactcagaacaagtatttagctttagaaagcatttacatgtttcaaacttataatatatacatatataatgtttaaaattatgcatataaaacatGTGTAAAATGTGcctgaatatgtttctcttctttaatgtgttaatcgtactatatataacattattttaaaatttcaaaaattttatgtcacatacaaaaaaccatcaataaaaaatataattctctatttttaacaagaaaaatgaaaaattataaacatataaatttaaattaagaaaaaataacatcaaaaaaacaagaagttaatgtaaaagaaaaaaccgacaaataatattacaaataaaataaatttataagatacaatccgcgcgaagcgcggaaaaaatctctagtaatTAATAAGATCACTAGATATCCAATGATACTATTAGATATCTTTCCAAACAGTACAACAATTAAATTTGtgtttaaacaatacaaaacatTGAATCCTACTTTTTAATAGtgtttcttaattttctttcaaattatatgaTAAATCAAATAAACGACTAAAACTCtcaaataatttacaaaaatgtatatgtcttctaattaataatttaaacatttaattattttaggcGCAGGGCATtgagtaaaaataatttaaattaatattaactcAATCAAAAAtgtagattttttatatttcgcaaatagaaaattatatccatttaaagttaaaaaagctttcatattaaattaatagtgtatataaataaattattagagTAAATAAATAgacatctatttttttttaataagaatttatcaaaattgaaattaacaattaatcaaatacattataaaaatttttaatgataaaggggaattaattgaaaaacaaaattaagtaatgttttatataagttttatatttaatataaatagaaacagttttatatatatttcaaatattaaaaaattaaaaaaaaatgttttaaaaatattctcgcactttttaaatcagaatctagttatcttattaaaattgaatatcatatgaaaataatattacctTTCATGTTATATTACGAAAAGTACAactgattttaaataatattagattgcatttgtataacttctaaatatttttagataaatttaaCAAACTAAGTTTATAAAAGAGGCGAATTTAAAATAACGTGCAAAAATCCAATCCAAAGAATTCAAAGGCGGACAGTCTCGCACGCAATGCAAGAAAGCAACTGTCATTTGTTGTCCATATGGATGGAGAGTTATCTATTTCGATTGTAGAGTCTATATGAGGTTGTTTattttgctgacaaaaaaataaaagtaaaatccAAGATAAAAGCGCAGACGATAAGTAAAGAAGAAACTTAATCATGATGAATTTCCTCTAAAACCTAAAAGGTggaaattttggtttaaatatcagttcggtttgggttcattttggtttggtttatttgatactaaaaaaattataccaaaGTCAACAGAAATTAGTTTGGTTTAGTTTATGTTtggttttagtttggtttgtgtttggttcggtttagtttatgttcaatttggtttaatttggttttgtttgcgTTTGTTCAGTTTAATCGagttgattttttagttttgtttgacTAGGTCGGTTTGGTTTGGCTGAGTCGGTTTAATTTGGTTATATACGGGAATTTTTGCCGACCCCTTTTAAAACCTGATCAATGAAAATTGTAAGCATAAAAAATTATCAGAATTTTATAAAGATATGAAAAAGGCACAAGGAAACACTAAACTAAACATGATCAAAGCTGAAAATATCATAGCAAAAGGAAATCCTAACAAGTAATATGATGTGGTGTAGGTTCAAAAGGTGACAAAACTTAACGTGTAAAACATGACTAGATTTTTCACCCGCACATCCGTGCGGATAGATTTtctatttgtaaatatataacagATACCATCGCAaaacttacaaaaatataatttacatttgaatttttatattgtgtagatctataatgttattggttatgtttcttatccgatattattaatgtataatgatttgttttatacatttaacttttttattaattgttattatatattaatatattttcgagtttggtaaaataaattcatagtatgaaataaacaaattgagaatcttcttcattcatttataatttttacagactgaatacaatacattttaaaattttatttagttatactatagaactgatattttcttaacatgatttgtatttctgtgttatttattttagtatattgtgggattttataagtaaatagattataataatactatattattaaatatgaaataaatcgctgcattaatttaaaaatattttaaaattttattaagattttgttagattttttccaACATATTTggttataagtaaaaataaaatttaaatttaccgttaaaatttatttattaatatctacataatttataagatttttttagaaatgttatatattaaatagattaacttaaataatcaaatagatgtAATTGATGAAAATAGACttagtatgattttttttatggtatttcttttaataaagaagatatagaatataattataaaatttgaaaaatagcatacacttttattttattttgttttataataaaatcttatttaaactaatgtataataatatatattattaattacgaaattaatcaatggtattagtttaaataaaatattttaaatttttagaaagtttttgttagattttttctcaacattttttataactaaaaataaaatttaaatttacagttaaaattaatttattattaatatctttatacttaatagattaatgtaaataattaaataaatataattaatgaagtgGATCTAATAAggatattatgatttttttatggtagataaaaatggtacttcttTTTAAATAGAGAAGATAATAAAACATAGCATATTTGCCAACAAATATGTGAAATCGCTAGAACatacaattatttaatttttgccAAAACGTTATCGTTCAAGGAAATCTATTACTATAAAGAAGTGTTTGCTTCTCTCACGTTAAGACACGTCACTAAGTCGTTCTCTCCTGGTCTGACGCGTGTCCCATTCCTTCTAAACGCAGCGCTTCATTAATAGGTGATGTTGGGCTTCGTTATATCTATTGTGTAATGGACTGTTGGATTAGACTTTCTTAGGCCTGACGTGGATGAAAGCATCTAATACGCTGCAACGAAGGTACGGAGAACGTCTCTTCCTTACCGCGCGACGGCGATGTGGTGTCGTTTGCGATTCCTCTCGCGGCGAGAAACGGTGTGATTAATGGTTCACTCTTTAATCCCATTGATTCATGTGTCTTCAAAGTGATCTTTAGGTCTCAGAGACGGTGTGAGATTCGGTATAAATATATGTGATATCTCTCACCTTGAACTCAGAGTATACGGTGATATCTTTTTTGACAACATCAGAGAACCCAATCCAAATCCTTTGATGCGAAAGGCTCACGACCAGGtcaaacaagaagtggaagaagatgaagagaagaagaacaagatcgAGACTTTAAAACTCTCTCTAGCTCTACCTGACGTCTCTCTATCACTCATGGCATCAAACACCGTCAAAAACTGAGGGTAAACATCGAGCGAACGGATCTGTCCACAGCCGGTTCAGACCCATCGGCGATGACGGCGTTGCGTTCGCTAGAACCCTATCTCCACAAATCCGTCGAGTTCTTCCGACTACTCCTCCTTCCCTTCCGATTTACCGGCTTGCCCGGGGATGGAAGTGTCGCTCTCCGGCGACTCGAGGAAAAAGTGAGAAGAAAACGATGACGTCAGATCGGAGAGGGTTCTATACGACATCGTCTCGAAGTCTATCTCCTCCGCCGCTGTTGATTATTCAAGTAAGGTCCGTGACTGGGATGAACGAGTCTAAATCACAGGCCTTTATTAGATGTGGCTAATGTACCAAAGTGGTTAAATTACAGGCCCAAATTCGAATTTTgattacatttttaattatagtttatttatttttgaacgCAGTTGAACTCCTGTTTTCTGAAAAGAAGagatttaggaaaaaaattgGCTCAAGAAACATTGGTCAACATATAGACCGACATGTATTtctaattttgaataaaaatatctatttatcATCAAACTATCTTGACTTGACCTATATATAATCAAACATATACTTGGATTTGAACAGTACTATTACTATCTTTGCCGGATATTTAGAAATACAAGCGATAGTTTTATATAggttaagataaaaatataatgtttcttTGATACAGCCTAAATAATTTATGTGATAGGATcctaaaattttgatccaaagGAAAAAGTATAGTGTTTCTTTGAATGTGTGATCggaaaactgatttttttatagttttgatataaaattattaattcattGAATGCATAATTATATCAAAGAATCCATGGTCAATGTTTCTCCTTCTAATTTTTTTGACCCAAAGTAGTATTTCTCTGAATATATAATCAGAAAACCGTATTGTATTCTGATAGGTTTTCACATGAAGTCACTCAAATATCATagctatataaaataataaaatagttcattGTCAAAGTCTCCTTCTGAATTTTTGACCCAAACATCTAACAATGAATCAGAATTACATTCAGATAATtaggaaaatatatattgatcttAAAATGTCTCTTTACTCATGTATTAAATTCATGGAAAATATTTATTGCATATTCTAATtggttatttataaataatatatcaacaaatataacaaataattatcagaaaaaaagacaaacaaaaactttttttttaaaaactatctaATATAACTTCTTCCAATTACTAACACATTCGAAAACAACCATAAAATATTGTCCAGTTTTACTTACAGTACATAAATATTGaagaaaaacaattaattatattgcTCCTAAccttttttgtttcataataggatttgaaaatatcaaaagtgacatgtaaaaaaaaaaatatatacacaattcttaaatataatattttaaatttaatttggtataacatattataaacttAGCAATCACTTGAACTATATGTTGCAAAAATTAAACAGTAGTCTGATTAAAAATTACTGGAGCTTTATTCTACCTTTAGGAACTTAGTTCCATATATATAAACCGGTTTAGAGCCGtaagtttaattttaatctttttatttttccaagTTTAgagattttgttaatttttaaagtgatggtttgatcatgacccctctgaaattattttttggatcaaattaacaattatttgtattaaatgcataaatatttttttaaaagaacactCTTGCATTTGTAGTACTAATAATGTAAccccaaaaaaatgaaagagaaaaaaatcatttttcttaaaatcatcCCAAATGACTCCATAATTAAcaacatcaaacaaaaaaataattaacaacatcaaacaaacaaatacaaaaaacatatataatattttcacatAAAAGTTCAAAATTGACAATCTTTCATAACACGACAAAAACATCctgacaaatatttttttaagaaaacatgtctaaaataaaaaatccaacTTACTAATTAAAATATTCAGCACATCACCTAACAACTTGATACGTCAGAACAACAGGAAAACATTCAGGTTCAACGAAACTAACTCTCTCGAAGATGAGAGAATAGTCGCCTTGGTTCGGTCTTGGTGAGACACCTGAACAAACGCTGGAGTTGCTCTCAGAAACAAGTCTCAAGAATAGAGATCTATGGATAGAGAAATAgacaaccaaaataaatataccaCATATAATCCCTAATCCAATAAAATCATCCACCTAATCCATAGCTTAAAACACAAACCATTATCACCCATATCAATTCTATTCGCAATCTAACcacataaataacaaaatataacagCAATAATACAAATCTTAATCGCTAAAAAAtcatatcccgcccgtagggcgggccgaccctagtcctgaatatatatatgtcttggAAGTTCTTTAAACAATGCTTTCTGATCTTCACTTAGGAATATCAAAAAGTCCATCACCGTTTTCACCGTCAAGATGTGGCTTTTCCGGCTCATCTTGCTTCTCCTTGGTTAATGGTTATATCCTTAGAGCCTAAGAAACTGGGCTGATTCGTTGAAGACATTAGCCTTGTCCACATTCTATCCTGTAATCACCACATTGTTCTGTTTCTCTGTTATCCtctgcaacaacaaaaaagaacAGGTCAGGACCATCACGCAAGACCACTGTTCTGTTATGTCGAACCAGATTATTCCACTGTAGCATCCATGACCACAACTCGGATCCTTCCGGGATTGAAAGCCGAAAAGCATTTGATTTGTCAGTAACTTACGTTGTATGGAATGTTTGTTGGTCTTCCATTGATAAGATCACTGGTGTATTCAGTGTAACCAGCTATTGCACCATGAACAACGCTCCAAGCAAGAAGTGTATCTGTAAACATGGTCTGATGCATTGGTTGAACAACCCGAATCATGTATGTAGGATCTAAAAGCAAGAAATGAAGAAATGAGTTTACAATATCAAGAAATGAGTTGAAAAGTGGGGAGAAAGAGTTATGGATTTTGTTACCTATGTATTTGAGATTCTTCACCATGTTAAGCTTCTTAAAATGATCTTATCaccagaaaaaataaaagaaaaacattatgATGAGTTTTAAAGGTATTAACGTATCTCTTGGATCAAAATAGAAACAGAGCAAAGGAAACAAACGTGAGAGAACTAATAATGGAGTCTCTCACCTCCCACTCTTGTGATCTAATCTCTAGATAAGGATCTCTCTTATTATCATTTCTACTTATATACTACTTATGCATGGAATAGGCTAAAGACTCATGACCCAGCACATTTACTCTAACCCATTAACCACTTTGTATCTTCTGAAAATGAGTCTCGTAACAGTTATCTGGAATGGCACAAGAGAAAGTTTGAATCTAATTTTTACCTTGATGCTTTGTGGTAGCCAGAAGCCGACATCTTTAAGAAGCTTGTAATCAGAGGCGTCAGCGTTAAAATCATGCTTTTGCACATCAACTCTTGTCCTGCTTCTTCAGCAAGAACAATCACCATGTGACCACTCAACCTTGATCCGTTTATCAAAGAACTCCAAGAGTCCAACTTCCCCTAGAGATAAGAGGCTGACTAAGGAGTAAGGCAGCCGTAGACATCTCCGCTAGCCTATGTAGCATGCATTGCTATGAATCAAAGGTCTTTATTTGTAATGTTAAAAGCAAAAACACTTAAGAAAAAACTTACACTGTAACGACCCATAAACTTAACATACCCGATACCATTCTCATTACTCTCTGCTTCAACATGTGATGTGTTGATGCTCGGTGATCCTCCTCAACAAACCTGTAGTATATAACACACCAGGACCGTTGATGCATGATTCTCATTCCACGACGGATGTTCCCAAAAGTGAGATGTCATCTTTGACCTGTTGTTATTGTAGTGCTCAAGGAATGGTTTCATTCAACTATCAGTGGCTATACATAAAGAACATAACTTGTTTAACCTGGTCACTCGTTGCTCTTGGTGACATCAATACCAATAATCAGATACGAGGACTCCAAACCAGCATGTGGAAGAGCAGAAGCAACCTGtcaagagaaagaaaatcaagcAAAACCCCCAATAGACATAAATAAACTCACATAAACCAAGACAAAAGAAGTTTATGTGATTCAAACCTCATCTTTGATGGAGCGGTAGTTATCACCAACCCGTGAAAACTTGCTCTCAAGATTATTCTGAGGATTATTGGAGGGTGCAGTACCTAACACAAATATTCTTATGTCTTTTTGTGTCCTAGATTTGGAAAacaacaaataatttataacagaGCCTGACCTGAGCCTGACCTGAGCCTGAAATTAAATAACTTAACATGCACGTACGTAGTGAttagagaaaaggaaaatcactttgaaattttccttttttccttACCCAACTCCAAGGCTCCATTATAAATACAAAGGGGAGCATTAATCACTATCACCGATTATTCATTCATTCGCTCGTTGTTGCTTCCCATAAAAAAAACTAGGTTTATTGTTTTTCTATTTCAAAAAAGTCTTTCGGTTACCGTAGTTGTGTTTCGTCTTCTCCTTATAACGCCAACAGAAGCTATGGGGTCGTTTATAAAGCAattattctttagtttattgGAAAAAACCAAAGGAAGAAACAAACTCTCGAGTCTCAAcaaggaagaaaagaagaagaagaagaagatggagaagaagaagaagatgaaactacACCTAGTGCTTGACTTGGATCAGACGCTTCTCCACTATGTCCCTGTTTCAGAGCTTTctgataaagaaaaatatataatgcaaGAACTTGATTCAAGGGGTGATCTACTGAGTTCGTTTAACGGAGGAACTCCCAGGCATCTGATAAAGTTACGACCTTTCCTCCGCGAGTTTCTGAAAGAAGCCAACAAGCTTTTCCGCATGCACGTTTACACGATGGGCACGTACGGCTACGCGCGGTATATATTGAGTGAGATTGATCCTGGTAAAAGATATTTTGGAAATAGAGTCATAACCAGAGAGAAATCCCCTCATAGCAAGACTCTTGATCGTATCTCTGCTGATCAACGAAGAGTGGTTATTGTTGATGATAATGctagtgcttggcctcaacacaAGCCAAACTTGTTGCAGGTGAAACAGTACATTTATTTCAGATACCAGATGACGAATAATGATTCGGAAGAAGAATTTTACTCTCACGCAGAGAAGAAGAGCGACGAGAGTCGAAGCAATGGATCATTGTCTAAGGTTCTCAAAATCCTTCAGAAAGCTCACACAAGATTCCAACAAGAAGAGGATTCTTACGACTTGAGGCTTTTGATACGTGACTGATCCTCCCTCCTTGTGTGTTGTTGATTTTGACCTTCACTTCAGAAAACTAACTGCTATTTTTGTTTGCAATTTCTCAAAATACACGCACAATAACAATTAATGCAAACTTTTCA is a genomic window of Brassica napus cultivar Da-Ae chromosome A2, Da-Ae, whole genome shotgun sequence containing:
- the LOC106414389 gene encoding RNA polymerase II C-terminal domain phosphatase-like 5, with product MGSFIKQLFFSLLEKTKGRNKLSSLNKEEKKKKKKMEKKKKMKLHLVLDLDQTLLHYVPVSELSDKEKYIMQELDSRGDLLSSFNGGTPRHLIKLRPFLREFLKEANKLFRMHVYTMGTYGYARYILSEIDPGKRYFGNRVITREKSPHSKTLDRISADQRRVVIVDDNASAWPQHKPNLLQVKQYIYFRYQMTNNDSEEEFYSHAEKKSDESRSNGSLSKVLKILQKAHTRFQQEEDSYDLRLLIRD